A stretch of Nymphalis io chromosome 29, ilAglIoxx1.1, whole genome shotgun sequence DNA encodes these proteins:
- the LOC126779782 gene encoding transcription factor ces-2-like, with protein MGCDRGDGRGVVPLLATLPPPCLPSYCQHLPLCSPLPATNISSTLCDIESRRRGEKRPIPAELKDEKYFERRRRNNQAAKKSRDARRMREDQIAWRACLLEQENASLRAHINALRQETITLRALLAARDETAVPTSTTKD; from the exons ATGGACGCGGTGTGGTACCTCTGTTGGCGACTTTACCGCCGCCTTGTTTGCCGTCATACTGTCAGCATCTACCGTTGTGCTCACCac TACCTGCGACAAATATATCCTCAACGCTGTGCGACATCGAGTCACGAAGACGAGGCGAGAAGAGGCCGATACCAGCTGAACTGAAGGACGAGAAGTATTTCGAGAGGCGCAGACGTAACAACCAAGCCGCTAAGAAGTCCAGGGATGCTAGACGGATGAGAGAGGACCAG atTGCGTGGCGTGCTTGTTTACTCGAACAAGAAAACGCCTCGTTAAGGGCTCATATAAATGCGTTGAGACAAGAAACTATCACACTGCGAGCTCTACTTGCGGCCAGGGATGAAACGGCGGTGCCGACATCAACAACCAAAGACTAA